The Engystomops pustulosus chromosome 9, aEngPut4.maternal, whole genome shotgun sequence genome includes a window with the following:
- the LOC140077735 gene encoding cytochrome P450 2C20-like, which yields MAVSIGVTLLLTTAVTILIYIIKRWKKNDPKHTLPPGPRPLPLLGNILQLNLGEVHHDLVKLSKKYGPVYSIQFVHIPSVILVGYETVKEALVDCGDVFNDRGDIEVLSLLFGNYGVVMSNGERWKAMRRFSLMTLRNLGMGKKSVEMRIQEEAQCLRENIMQKQDASFNPTYILGLAVSNVICSIVFGERFDYEDKKFLTLLSYNREIFKRLTSFSGQLLGMFPRLMKCLPGPHQKILTNSIKLRQFVKDMVKSHQDTIDENCPRDLIDCFLVKMEEEKNNPETEFQEQNLQGIVIDLFFAGTESTTMTLRYSFLILLKYPHVQEKIHEEIDRVVGQNRCPSAEDRARMPYTNAVVHEIQRFADIFPVGLSRAARQDTTLNGFHIPKGTIVVPILTSVLKDSNHFKDPEEFDPGHFLDENQDFKKNEAFMAFSAGKRMCIGMSLARMEIFLFLTTLLQKFTFKPTMDRNLIDIRPVPNTNGSQPHDYEMFAVPR from the exons ATGGCCGTGAGTATTGGGGTGACGCTTCTTCTGACAACTGCTGTCACCATCCTGATTTACATCATTAAAAGGTGGAAGAAGAACGATCCAAAACATACACTGCCCCCAGGACCCCGACCCCTGCCACTGCTCGGGAATATTTTACAACTCAACCTTGGAGAAGTGCACCATGATTTGGTTAAG CTCAGTAAGAAATATGGACCCGTGTACTCGATACAGTTTGTTCACATTCCTTCCGTCATCTTAGTTGGATATGAGACTGTTAAGGAAGCCCTTGTTGACTGTGGAGATGTATTCAATGATAGAGGCGACATTGAGGTTCTCTCTCTACTGTTTGGAAACTATG GGGTTGTTATGAGCAATGGGGAGAGGTGGAAAGCAATGAGAAGATTCTCTCTTATGACCTTGAGAAATCTTGGAATGGGAAAGAAGAGCGTTGAGATGAGGATCCAAGAAGAGGCCCAATGTCTTAGAGAAAATATCATGCAAAAGCAAG ATGCATCATTTAACCCAACATACATTCTTGGACTGGCTGTGTCGAATGTCATATGTTCTATTGTGTTTGGTGAGAGATTTGACTATGAAGACAAGAAGTTCTTGACCCTTTTATCTTACAACCGAGAAATCTTCAAGCGACTAACTTCTTTTTCTGGTCAG CTTCTTGGCATGTTCCCACGTTTAATGAAATGTCTCCCTGGACCACATCAGAAAATTCTGACAAATAGTATCAAGTTAAGACAGTTTGTGAAGGACATGGTGAAATCGCACCAAGATACCATTGATGAGAATTGTCCACGGGACCTCATTGACTGCTTCCTCGTGAAAATGGAGGAG GAAAAAAATAATCCAGAAACTGAGTTCCAGGAACAAAATTTACAGGGGATAGTAATTGACTTGTTTTTTGCTGGGACGGAGTCTACAACCATGACTTTGAGATACAGCTTCCTAATACTACTCAAATACCCCCATGTACAAG aGAAGATCCATGAAGAGATTGACCGTGTAGTAGGTCAGAACAGATGTCCATCAGCAGAGGACAGGGCTCGGATGCCATATACCAATGCTGTCGTCCATGAAATTCAGCGCTTTGCAGACATTTTTCCTGTTGGACTGTCTCGTGCAGCAAGGCAAGACACAACTTTAAATGGATTTCACATTCCCAAG GGAACAATTGTGGTCCCTATTCTAACCTCTGTCCTGAAGGATTCAAATCATTTTAAAGACCCAGAAGAGTTTGATCCTGGACACTTTCTTGATGAGAATCAAGACTTTAAGAAGAACGAAGCTTTCATGGCATTTTCTGCAG GCAAACGTATGTGTATCGGCATGAGTCTGGCCCGCATGGAAATCTTCCTGTTCCTCACCACTTTATTACAAAAGTTCACTTTCAAGCCAACTATGGACAGAAACCTCATAGACATTAGACCGGTACCCAACACTAATGGCTCCCAACCTCACGACTACGAGATGTTTGCTGTCCCTCGCTGA
- the LOC140077507 gene encoding cytochrome P450 2A5-like gives MDLLDPTLLLAFLISIFILYLGLKSLWSHGNLPPGPTPLPLLGNALDIGLNYVNSLVKLSEKYGDVYTVYMGSRPVVIITGYKRVKEIYFDKADDFLNRGAMPIWDDYYKNYGVGFTNNLERWKDLRRFSLAAMRDFGFGKRTTEDRIQEEIPYLIEVFRESNESFIDPRQSLFRALCNIVISILFGYRCEYEDEDMATVLSCIYEVFRTASSPWGQIYEMFPGVMRYIPGPHQRFFKSFQKMEQYVRERVKINKKSLDPNNPRDFVDAFLIKMEKEKVNPNSEYTMKNLMASTIQIFFAGVATVSTTATYSLLMLLKSPEVLEKVHKEIDQVIGRNRNPILQDRNHMPYTDAVIHELQRFTDLAPIGGPRKTTKEVVLKGYTLPKNMDVIPMLTTVLKDPTCFKYPKEFNPENFLNAKGEFQRNPAFMPLAADVIFVVGLLLNVAMHMVIYRVHKNKKTCSLLQTLFCRSMNNFSDKQKVEKAEVREALEQGKRVCIGESLVGIELFLFLVAILQNFDLKSPVPLEELDIAPIVSGLGNFPKPYKVAFIPRL, from the exons ATGGACCTACTAGATCCAACGCTCTTACTCGCCTTCTTGATCTCAATCTTTATCTTGTATTTAGGTCTAAAATCATTATGGAGTCATGGAAACCTCCCCCCTGGACCAACTCCTCTTCCGCTGTTGGGGAATGCTCTGGATATTGGATTGAATTATGTGAATTCTTTGGTAAAG CTCAGTGAGAAGTATGGAGACGTCTACACGGTCTATATGGGATCTCGTCCGGTGGTGATTATCACCGGCTACAAACGCGTGAAAGAGATTTATTTTGATAAAGCTGACGATTTCCTAAATCGGGGAGCCATGCCCATCTGGGATGACTATTACAAAAATTACG GTGTTGGATTTACTAATAATTTGGAAAGATGGAAGGATCTCAGACGATTTTCTCTCGCTGCTATGAGGGACTTTGGCTTTGGCAAAAGGACAACTGAGGATCGAATCCAGGAAGAGATTCCTTACCTGATAGAAGTCTTTAGGGAATCTAACG AATCTTTCATCGACCCTCGACAGTCTTTATTCAGAGCTCTGTGCAACATTGTCATATCCATTTTGTTTGGATATCGTTGTGAATATGAGGACGAAGACATGGCTActgttctatcctgtatatatgaggtaTTTAGGACCGCCAGCTCACCCTGGGGACAG ATCTATGAGATGTTTCCAGGAGTGATGAGATATATTCCTGGACCTCATCAAAGGTTTTTCAAATCCTTCCAAAAAATGGAGCAATATGTCAGGGAGAGAGTGAAGATCAACAAGAAAAGTTTGGACCCCAATAATCCAAGAGACTTTGTTGACGCCTTCCTCATTAAAATGGAAAAG GAGAAAGTCAACCCCAATAGTGAATATACTATGAAGAACCTAATGGCCTCTACCATCCAGATCTTCTTTGCTGGAGTAGCAACTGTCAGTACAACTGCTACATATTCTCTCCTAATGCTTCTCAAGTCCCCAGAAGTTCTTG AAAAAGTGCATAAAGAGATCGATCAAGTCATTGGCCGAAATCGCAATCCAATATTACAAGACAGGAACCATATGCCATACACAGATGCAGTGATCCACGAATTGCAAAGATTTACAGATCTGGCTCCAATAGGCGGTCCAAGGAAAACTACAAAGGAGGTCGTGTTGAAGGGGTACACTTTACCAAAG AACATGGACGTTATTCCTATGTTAACGACGGTACTTAAGGATCCAACATGTTTTAAGTACCCGAAAGAATTCAACCCAGAAAATTTCCTCAATGCAAAAGGCGAGTTTCAGAGGAACCCTGCCTTCATGCCTCTAGCTGCAG ATGTAATTTTCGTTGTGGGGCTTCTCCTCAATGTGGCCATGCATATGGTTATTTATAGAGTCCACAAAAATAAAAAGACTTGTTCCCTGCTTCAAACACTCTTCTGCCGATCCATGAATAACTTCAGTGATAAACAGAAAGTAGAGAAAGCAGAG GTGCGGGAGGCACTagaacaag gaaaGCGCGTTTGCATCGGAGAGTCTTTAGTAGGGATCGAGTTATTTCTCTTCCTCGTCGCCATCCTTCAAAACTTTGACTTGAAATCCCCTGTACCTCTAGAAGAACTCGATATTGCACCAATTGTGTCCGGACTGGGGAACTTTCCGAAACCTTATAAAGTGGCTTTTATTCCACGTTTATAA